DNA sequence from the Rhodanobacteraceae bacterium genome:
GACGCCGGTCGCGATCGTGTGCAGCACCAGTTCCATGGTCTTCTCCGCTTGCGCCCGCAGGCGATGGGCGGCACAGTGCCACTTCAAGTCGACTTGAGGTCAAGGGGGTCGTTGGTCATGGATATCGCGGAAGTCGCCCGGCGCGCCGGGGTGCCGGCGTCGACGCTGCGCTACTACGAGGAGCGCGGGCTGATCGCATCGAACGGACGCCGCGGGCTGCGCCGGCTGTTCCATCCGGGCGTGCTGCAGCGCCTGGCGCTGATCGCGCTCGGGCGCTCGGCCGGGTTCACGCTGGACGAGATCGGGCGCATGTTCGCCGCCGATGGCAAGCCCGAGATCGACCGCGATCTACTGGCCGCCAAGGCCGCCGAACTGGACGGCACCATCCGCAAGTTGCTGGCGATGCGCGACGGCCTGCGCCACGCCGCGCGCTGCCCTGCGCCCAGCCACCTGGAGTGCCCCACCTTCCGCCGGCTGATGGCCGGCGCGCTGGGCGGCAAGGATGCGCCGGCGGCGAACGCTAACCCTGGCATCCCGCGCACCAGAACACGCGGCGGTTGAGATCGGCGGTCTCGATGGTGCCGCCACAGCGGTAGCAATCCTCGCCGGCGCGTTCGAAGGCCGCATGCCGGCGCCGGCCGAAGGACACGCCATCCGCCTTGAGCGCGGCGGCCCTGGCCGGGTCGTTGGTGATGCCCGCGAGGCGATAGGCGCGCCGGCAGATCGCCAGCACCGATTGCGCCAGTGCCGCGCGTTCGACTGGCGTCAGGCTGCCCGGCCGGCGCGTTGGCAACAGGCCGGCCTCGAACAGGATCTCGCTGCGCAGGTAGTTGCCGATCCCGGCCAGGAAGCCCTGGTCGAGCAGCAGGTCCGCCAGGCGCCGGCGCGCGAAGCGCACGTCGGCCAGGCGCGACTCGATCTTCGCCACGGTCAATCTGGGTGCCAGCACATCCGGCCCCAGTTTCTGCAGGAAGGGATGGGTGGCGATACCGCTCTCGTCCAGCACCTCGATGTCCGACGCGCTGTAGAGCAGGATGTCCTGCTTCGCGCCGCGCACTGCGAAACGCAACGAGCGCGTGGTTTTCGGCAAGGCGCCGGCCTTGACCACATACCAGCGCCCGTACAACTGGTTGTGCGAATACACCGACAGACCGTTGGCGAAGTGCGTCAGCAGCGCCTTGCCGCGGGTCTCGATGGCGCTGACCCTGGAAGCCGCCAGTTCGTCCTCGAAGGTCTTCAGGTGCGCGAACGCGAACGCCACCGAACGCAGCGGCTGGCCGACGATGGCCTGCTCCAGCTTGTCCGCGGCGCGGCGGATCTCGGGGCCTTCGGGCATGGCGCTAGCCTCTGCAGCAGGACGCGCAGCAAAGCGTGGGCCGGGTCGACGCCCGGTGAATGGCGCCGGGGCGCGCGGCTTGCGGATGTCTTCACACCCCGCCTCCCTATGCTCGGCGCGTCTTGCGTCGAGGGTAAGCACCATGAGCGACACCACTGCACCGACTTCCGCGTTGACACGCGCCCTGAATGCGGTCGAACGCGCCGGCAACAAGCTGCCGGACCCGGCCTTGCTCTTCGTGTCGCTGATGGGGCTGGTGTTCGTGGCCAGCTGGCTGCTCTCGGGCGTGGCCTTCGAGGCCATCGACCCGCGCAGCAAGGAGCCGCTGCAGGTGGTGAACCTGCTGTCGGGCACTGCCCTGACCGGATTCCTGGCGAACATGGTCAACGTGTTCGTGACCTTCCCGCCGCTCGGCGTGGTACTGGTGTCGATGCTCGGCCTCGGGATTGCGGAGCATGTGGGCTTCATCAATGCGGTGTTGCGCGCGCTGATGCAACTGACCGTCAAGTCGCTGCTGACGCCGATGGTGGCCTTCGTCGCGATCCTGTCGCACTACGCGGTGGACGCCGGCTACGTGCTGGTCACGCCGCTGGCCGGCGTGATCTTCTTCGCCGCCGGGCGCCATCCGCTCGCCGGCATCGCGGCGGCCTTCGCTGCGGTCTCCGGTGCCTACAGCGCGACCTTCTTCCTGCCCACCAGCCTGGACCCGATGCTGGCGAACATCACCCTCGCCGCGGCCCAGATCATCGACCCCGCGCACCAGGTCTCGCCGATCAACAACCTCTACTTCACCTTCAGCTCCTCGCTGCTGGTGATCCTGATCGTCTGGTTCCTGACCGACCGCGTCATCGAGCCGCGCCTGGCGAACACCCCGATCGACGGCGATACGAGCGGCATCGACCGCTTCGACGCATTGACCGCGCAGGAGCGTCGCGCGCTGTGGACGAGCTTGGGCGGGATGGCGCTGGCGCTGGTTCTGCTGTTCACGAGCGCCGCGCCCGCGGACTCGGCATGGCGCTCGCCCGGCGGCAGCCTGACCGCCACCGACGCGCCGCTGATGCGCTCGATCGTGCCGCTGATCTTCCTGCTGTTCCTGATCCCGGGCGTGATCTACGGGGCGATGGTCGGCAGCGTCAGATCCCACCGCGACATCGTCGCCGGCATGTCCAAGGCGATGGGCACCATGGGCTACTACCTGGTGCTGGTGTTCTGCTGCGCGATCTTCATCGCAGCCTTCTCGCAATCCAACCTGGGCGTCCTGATTGCGGTCGAAGGCGCCGAATTCCTCAAGGCGGCAGCGCTGCCGAGCGCAGTGACGCTGGTCGGCATCATCGCGCTCACCGCCAGCGTCAACCTGCTGATCGGATCGGCCTCAGCCAAATGGACCCTGCTGGCGCCGATCTTCGTGCCGATGCTGATGCAGCTCGGCATCTCGCCCGACTTGACCCAGGCGGCCTACCGCGTCGGCGATTCCTCGAGCAACATCATCACCCCGCTGATGCCCTACTTCCCGCTGGTGGTGGTGTTCTGCCAGAAGTACGTCCGCGGCACCGGCATCGGCACCGTGGTCGCGCTGATGCTGCCCTACTCGATCACCTTCCTCGTGGTCTGGACCCTGTACCTGCTGGCCTACTGGGCGCTTGGGCTGCCGCTGGGACCGGGGGCGAGCTACCAGTACGGGGTGAGTTGCTCGCCCTGGAAGTGTAGCAAGAGCGTTGGACCGGCAAAGTACGCAAAGCGGCTGAAGCAAGGACGCACCAAGGGTCGAGACTTGGGATCCAGGCCGGTCGCATGTCGTTGGGTGCAAGGACGCAAGGAGCGCATGCCTGGCCTATTGGCGCGCGCGGCCGGCCCGCGCCACCACCCCAGCCCCAGCACCGCCAGCATCGTGAAGAACCCGCCGAGCGCGGCGTAGACGTGCGGCCAGATCGGGCCGCGGGCGGCGGGCGCGGTCTGGTAGGCGATGGCGGCGACGGCCAGGGTGGCGATCACCGCGACCACAGCGACGATGCGGTCGTAACGCTGCTGCGCCGGCGTGCGCGGCGCGCGGGTGGCGGCGTAGTGGTAGATCCCGATCAGCACCGCCAGCAGCGGCGCCAGCAGCAGGATCCCGACGAAGGCCGGCATCAGGCGAATTCGGCGGCGTTGAGCTCGGCGAGTGCGGCGCCCAGGCGCTCGAGTGCCGCCTCGCCGCCCTCGCCCGCCAGGGTGCCGATCGAATGGCCATCGAGCATCAGCGTCGTGCCGTCGGCATCCAGCGCGGTGGCGGCACGCAGCACGCTCATCGCGGTGGCGCTGTCCCTGGCGTCGGCATAGCCCTGTCCGGTCAGCAGCAGTTCGCCGTCGCCGGCCATGAACTTGAAGTTGAGGCGGCCGTCGCTGTCCTTGAACTGCACGAAGCGCGGCAGCTTCGATTTCTTGCCGGCCTTCGCCGGGACGGCCGCGGGCGCGGCGAACTTGGCCAGCGAACGCAGGCCGACCGCTTCGCGCAAACGGGCAAGCAGCTCGCGCGCCTGCGGGCGCAGGCGCTCGGCGCCGGCGCGCAGGGTGTCCTCGATGTCCTGCGGCCGGGCGACCAGCGCGTTGTAGCGCTCGCGCATCGGCGCCAGCTCGGCATCCAGGCGCGCATGCACGATGCGCTTGGCCTCGCCCCAGGCGATGCCGTCGGCATAGGCCTGGCGCATCGCAGCGGTTTCCTCGCCGCTGGCGAAGGCCTGGTAGATCAGGAACAGCGCGGAGTCGGCGGTGTCCTTGGGTTCGCCCGGCAGCAGCGAGTTGGTCACCACCGAATAGATCTTCTCGCGCAGGGCCTTGCTGCTGCCCCACAGCGGGATCACGTTGTCGTAGCTCTTGCTCATCTTGCGGCCGTCCAGGCCCGGCAGCACCGCGGTCTGCTCGTCGATGGCCGCCTCGGGCAGCGTGAAGTACTCGCCGCCGTGCAGATGGTTGAAACGCTGCGCGAGGTCGCGCGCGATCTCGATGTGCTGGATCTGGTCGCGCCCCACCGGCACGCGATGCGCGTTGAACAGCAGGATGTCGGCCGCCATCAGCACCGGGTACAGGTACAGGCCCATGCCGATGCCCTGGTCGGCGTCATTGCCGGCCGCGACATTCGCATCCACCGCCGCCTTGTAGGCATGCGCGCGATTGAGCAGGCCCTTGGCGGTGACGCAGGACAGCAGCCAGGTCAGCTCGGTGACCTCGGGGATGTCCGACTGCCGGTAGAAGTGCACGCGCTTGGGATCGAGGCCCGCGGCCAGCCAGGTGGCGGCCACTTCCAGCGTGGAACGATGCACCCGCTCGGCGTCCGCGCTGCCCGAGAGCGCGTGGTAGTCGGCGAGGAAGTAGTACGAGTCGATGCCCGCATCCCGGCTGGCGGCGATCGCCGGCCGGATCGCGCCGACATAGTTGCCGAGGTGCGGGGTGCCGGTGGGCTTGATGCCGGTGAGGACGCGAGTAGTCATCGGGAGCGGGTCAGGAAAAAGGAAAAGGGAAAAAGGAACCTGATTCGTACCAATCCTCATCGCGGGGGCGCCCGAGGCCCAACAGCGTTTGACAAGGTCCAAACCCACACGCAGGGGGGGGGGGGGGGGGGGGGGGGGGGGGGGCGTGGGGCGGGCCGGTCCATCGGCGATGAGGATCGGTACGAATCAGGAAAAGGAAAAGGGGAAGGCGCGCCACCGGGACGCAAGTCCCTTTTTCCGTTTTCCCTTTCCCTTTTTCCAGCTTCTCGAAGGATGGTGGGTCGTGAAGGGATCGAACCTTCGACCAAGAGATTAAAAGTCTCCTGCTCTACCGCTGAGCTAACGACCCACGGCGGGCGCGGAAGTGTAGGGAAGGGGCGTCGAGGGGGCAAGCGGCGGGGACGGTGGAGCGGGGAAGATGAAGCGGGGCAAGGGGCAATGGGCGCGCGCACCCGGAGCCACGATGCGGGGCCGACCCCATGAATCTGCATTCAGCGCGCGGACCAGGATCTGGCGCGGGGTCTTCCCTTGCCCCCTGCCCCCTGCCCCGCTTCTCAGACCCCGCGCTACCGGAAATTCTTCCCCAACTTCACGATGTTGCGTCCATCGACGTGCTGGTAGCTGAACTCGTCCATCATCGAGCGCACCAGGTGGATGCCGAGGCCGCCGACCTCACGCTCTTCGAGGCCGCCTTCCAGGTCCGGCGACTCCACGGCGGTCGGGTCGAAGGAAGGCCCGGCGTGACTGATCACCGCGCGCAGCACCGATTTGCCGATGATCACGTCGACCTGCATCGGGTCGTTCAGGCTGACCTTGCCGTGCATGATCGCGTTGGTCAGCAACTCGTCGAGCGCTACCTGCATCGCGCGCATGGCCGCATCCGGGCACCTCGCCGGCCATCGCCGCGCGCTCCAGCGCGTCATTGACGGCGCCGATCTCCGCGCGCCCGCCCTTGATGCGGAAATTCCACACCTGCGGCTCGGCGTCGGCTCCCGAGGCACGTCGACTGAACAGGCGCTTGAGCCATTGCCACATCGGTTGCCCTCGTCGGTGGAATCGCGCGGCGCCATCGTGGCGGAAGCCCGCAATGTACGCAAGCGTTTCAGGCGGATTGCGCGAGCCGGTCGAGGTGGTAGTCGACAATCAGCGGCGCGTGATCGGAGAAACGATCGGCCCGATGCACGCGCACACCCTTCGCCGCACCCACGAGATTGGGCGAGGCAATCTGGTAGTCGATGCGCCAGCCGACGTCCTTGGCCCAGGCCTGGCCGCGGTTGCTCCACCAGGTGTACTCGGCCGCATCCGGCTTCAGCTGGCGATGGGAGTCGACCCAGCGCCGCCCCACCAGCAGGTCCTCCATCCACGCCCGCTCCTCGGGCAGGAAGCCGGAGTTCTTCTGGTTGCCGCGCCAGTTCTTCAGGGCGCTCGGGCGGTGGGCGATGTTCCAGCCGCCGCAGACCACGTAGCGGCGACCGTCGCGTTCCAGCGCGGCGAAGCGTTCGGAGAGCCAGTCCATCGCGCGGAACTTGGCGGCCTGGCGATGCTCGCCGGACGAGCCCGACGGCAGGTACAGCGAGACCACCGAGAAGTCGCCGAAATCCGCCTGCAGCCAGCGCCCCTCGGCATCGAACTCAGCCTGGCCGATGCCGGCGACGAAACGATCCGGTCGCCGCGGCAGGTACAGCGCGACCCCGCTGTAGCCCTTGGCCTGGGCATCGAAGAAGAAACCTGTGTAGCCCGGGATCGAGAAGTCTTCCTTTTGCCGTTCGGGCTCCTGCAGCCGCGTCTCTTGCAGCGCGATCACGTCCGCGCCCTGCGCCGCCAGCCACGGCAGCACGCCCTTGCGCGCGGCCGAGCGCAGGCCGTTGAGGTTGAGCGAGATGATGCGCATGGGGTCCGGCTCCAGTCGAAGCGGTGGAGGCTAGGGAGTTTCGCCGCGACGGCCAAGGCGCAGGTTGTTGGTTGTTGGTTGTTGGTTGTTGGTTGTTGGTTGTTGGTTGTTGGTTGTTGGTTGTTGGTTGCTGGTTGTTGGAAAGCTGCGAGTCCGCGGCTCAGGTGCTCCTTCCAACACCAACAACCAACACCAACACCCGCTTGAAAGTAACACGTTGCAACGCAACAGCGCCCGCCGCGACGCACGGCAGCCGCAGCGCATCCTAAGCGCCGTGAGCACATCATCCTTCGCCATCGAGGTTCCGGAACTGCTGGTCGCGCGCCTCAAGCGGCGCGACCTCGATGCCTTCGAGCAGGTGTACCGACTGTTCGACCGGCCGGTCTACACCCTGGCGCTGCGATTGCTGGGCAACGAATCGGAGGCCTACGATCTGCTGCAGGACAGTTTCCTCAAGGCTTTCGAACAGATCGTGCAGTTCCGCGCCGATGCGCCGTTCTGGTCGTGGCTGCGCAGCATCGTGGTCAATGCCGCGCTGATGCGCTTGCGCGGACGGCGGCCGCTGGATGAGCTGGATTCGCTGATGCTCGATCACACCGCGGACGGAGGCCCGGATCCGCTGGCGATGGTCTCGGGCCAGGACCTCAAGCGCGCGCTCGGCAAGCTGCCAGCGCTCTCGCGTGCGGTGCTCTGGCTGTACCACGTCGAGGGCTACACGCATGAGGAGATCGCGCAGGCCTTCGACCGCACCACGAGTTTTTCGAAGTCGCAGGTGGCGCGCGCTGGTGCGCGCCTGCGGACCCTGCTGGACCAGGAGGATGCGACATGGAATCCCGCGACGATGCCCTGCTGAAGGAACGGCTCGCCGCACTGCCGCTGGAGACCCCTCCGGCAGCGGCTTGGGCGACGATCCGCGCGAAGATGGACGCGGCCGCGAATCCGCCACAGCCGCGCGTGCGCCCC
Encoded proteins:
- a CDS encoding helix-turn-helix domain-containing protein, yielding MDIAEVARRAGVPASTLRYYEERGLIASNGRRGLRRLFHPGVLQRLALIALGRSAGFTLDEIGRMFAADGKPEIDRDLLAAKAAELDGTIRKLLAMRDGLRHAARCPAPSHLECPTFRRLMAGALGGKDAPAANANPGIPRTRTRGG
- the nei gene encoding endonuclease VIII — its product is MPEGPEIRRAADKLEQAIVGQPLRSVAFAFAHLKTFEDELAASRVSAIETRGKALLTHFANGLSVYSHNQLYGRWYVVKAGALPKTTRSLRFAVRGAKQDILLYSASDIEVLDESGIATHPFLQKLGPDVLAPRLTVAKIESRLADVRFARRRLADLLLDQGFLAGIGNYLRSEILFEAGLLPTRRPGSLTPVERAALAQSVLAICRRAYRLAGITNDPARAAALKADGVSFGRRRHAAFERAGEDCYRCGGTIETADLNRRVFWCAGCQG
- a CDS encoding AbgT family transporter, translating into MSDTTAPTSALTRALNAVERAGNKLPDPALLFVSLMGLVFVASWLLSGVAFEAIDPRSKEPLQVVNLLSGTALTGFLANMVNVFVTFPPLGVVLVSMLGLGIAEHVGFINAVLRALMQLTVKSLLTPMVAFVAILSHYAVDAGYVLVTPLAGVIFFAAGRHPLAGIAAAFAAVSGAYSATFFLPTSLDPMLANITLAAAQIIDPAHQVSPINNLYFTFSSSLLVILIVWFLTDRVIEPRLANTPIDGDTSGIDRFDALTAQERRALWTSLGGMALALVLLFTSAAPADSAWRSPGGSLTATDAPLMRSIVPLIFLLFLIPGVIYGAMVGSVRSHRDIVAGMSKAMGTMGYYLVLVFCCAIFIAAFSQSNLGVLIAVEGAEFLKAAALPSAVTLVGIIALTASVNLLIGSASAKWTLLAPIFVPMLMQLGISPDLTQAAYRVGDSSSNIITPLMPYFPLVVVFCQKYVRGTGIGTVVALMLPYSITFLVVWTLYLLAYWALGLPLGPGASYQYGVSCSPWKCSKSVGPAKYAKRLKQGRTKGRDLGSRPVACRWVQGRKERMPGLLARAAGPRHHPSPSTASIVKNPPSAA
- a CDS encoding tryptophan--tRNA ligase is translated as MTTRVLTGIKPTGTPHLGNYVGAIRPAIAASRDAGIDSYYFLADYHALSGSADAERVHRSTLEVAATWLAAGLDPKRVHFYRQSDIPEVTELTWLLSCVTAKGLLNRAHAYKAAVDANVAAGNDADQGIGMGLYLYPVLMAADILLFNAHRVPVGRDQIQHIEIARDLAQRFNHLHGGEYFTLPEAAIDEQTAVLPGLDGRKMSKSYDNVIPLWGSSKALREKIYSVVTNSLLPGEPKDTADSALFLIYQAFASGEETAAMRQAYADGIAWGEAKRIVHARLDAELAPMRERYNALVARPQDIEDTLRAGAERLRPQARELLARLREAVGLRSLAKFAAPAAVPAKAGKKSKLPRFVQFKDSDGRLNFKFMAGDGELLLTGQGYADARDSATAMSVLRAATALDADGTTLMLDGHSIGTLAGEGGEAALERLGAALAELNAAEFA
- a CDS encoding ATP-binding protein — encoded protein: MTRWSARRWPARCPDAAMRAMQVALDELLTNAIMHGKVSLNDPMQVDVIIGKSVLRAVISHAGPSFDPTAVESPDLEGGLEEREVGGLGIHLVRSMMDEFSYQHVDGRNIVKLGKNFR
- the xth gene encoding exodeoxyribonuclease III — its product is MRIISLNLNGLRSAARKGVLPWLAAQGADVIALQETRLQEPERQKEDFSIPGYTGFFFDAQAKGYSGVALYLPRRPDRFVAGIGQAEFDAEGRWLQADFGDFSVVSLYLPSGSSGEHRQAAKFRAMDWLSERFAALERDGRRYVVCGGWNIAHRPSALKNWRGNQKNSGFLPEERAWMEDLLVGRRWVDSHRQLKPDAAEYTWWSNRGQAWAKDVGWRIDYQIASPNLVGAAKGVRVHRADRFSDHAPLIVDYHLDRLAQSA
- a CDS encoding sigma-70 family RNA polymerase sigma factor — encoded protein: MLSAVSTSSFAIEVPELLVARLKRRDLDAFEQVYRLFDRPVYTLALRLLGNESEAYDLLQDSFLKAFEQIVQFRADAPFWSWLRSIVVNAALMRLRGRRPLDELDSLMLDHTADGGPDPLAMVSGQDLKRALGKLPALSRAVLWLYHVEGYTHEEIAQAFDRTTSFSKSQVARAGARLRTLLDQEDATWNPATMPC